DNA sequence from the Arthrobacter sp. V1I9 genome:
ATCGAAATACTCGTGCGCGGCCTTCACTTGTTCCAGCGGGAAGGTCTTAGCCACGAGGGGCCGGATCCTGCCGTCACTGACCAGGGGCCAGACTGCGTCGCGGACGGCGCTCATGATGGCTCCTTTTTCCTCCACCGGCCGGGGCCGCAGGGCTGTGGCCACCACCGCTGCGCGCTTCTTCAGCAACTGTCCCAGGTCCAGCTCGCCTTTGGCGCCGCCCTGCAGGCCTATCACCACCAGCCGGCCGTAGTCCGCGAGCGCGTCCACGTTCTGCGGCAGGTACTTGGCACCAACGACGTCAAGGATCACGTCAGCGCCCCGCCCGCCATTCTGCTCGCGGAGACTCGACGGGAAGTCCTCTTCTGCGTAGTTGATGGCGATGTCCGCGCCCAGGAAGGCTTTCGCGGTTCCCACCTTTTCGTCCGTTCCGGCCGTGGTGGCCACCTTGGCTCCCAGCGCCTTGGCGAGCTGGATGGCCATGGTGCCGATCCCGCCGGTGGCGCCGTGGATCAGGACCGTCTCGCCGGCCTGGAGCTGGGCGGTCATCACCAGGTTGGAGTACACCGTGGCGGCAACCTCCGGCAGGGACGCAGCCGTGACCAGGTCCACGCCGTCGGGCACCCGCAGCACCTGCTCCGCCCGCACCGCCACCTGCTGGGCGTATCCGCCGCCTGCCAGCAGCGCCACC
Encoded proteins:
- a CDS encoding NAD(P)H-quinone oxidoreductase, translating into MKAVYISEPGGPEVLEIRQADSPVPGPGEVLIDVVAAGLNRADVQQRRGFYPPPPGASEIPGLEVSGRIAGFGPGVSKPFSIGDKVVALLAGGGYAQQVAVRAEQVLRVPDGVDLVTAASLPEVAATVYSNLVMTAQLQAGETVLIHGATGGIGTMAIQLAKALGAKVATTAGTDEKVGTAKAFLGADIAINYAEEDFPSSLREQNGGRGADVILDVVGAKYLPQNVDALADYGRLVVIGLQGGAKGELDLGQLLKKRAAVVATALRPRPVEEKGAIMSAVRDAVWPLVSDGRIRPLVAKTFPLEQVKAAHEYFDSGDHVGKILLLM